A window of the Brassica napus cultivar Da-Ae chromosome C5, Da-Ae, whole genome shotgun sequence genome harbors these coding sequences:
- the LOC106398854 gene encoding uncharacterized protein LOC106398854 has translation MHSMSKQKSATPLFLCPDAKFLSVEDEFHCIQFGELLSSSSDHIRPLHRKVNKTYAKFFNKCAVCGDQILHNLEPLMYICKEPSCHIPSLQHSFHRVCIEPISKHPYHPKHTLRLIFTDPSKICICCSNFSEWVYNCSRCEFSVCQDCSRKEALLQINHPKRHEHTLLYNYRPSSLNCDICGLSDHRSLMYSCGHCDFVVHKECLNIPCIIRISRHEHRISFNSSLTPEKLMCGVCHWKIDTNYGRYSCVKGCNYGVHSKCATREDVWDGEELEGKPEDPYEDISSFIEISEGIIQHLSHQDHHMRLDEKTDRAFDENNYCQACTLPICDDIIYSCMQCDFILHKECAQLPRKKHQVTHPHSLSLQVGHQGCALFECKACLRSSNGFAYLCDEEDCEYMLDVRCASIAEPLDHRCHQHPLFLTFEPRSKQICSVCHKSRGHRLNCGECGFVACFGCATLPNKLRYKHDEHVLLFSYEEEVNGQYFCEVCEKEANPKNGVYMCHDCNVTLHIKCLLGKDVNIMHGVVIEYPEVDVSILLNDRLSRNICKSCDKLCEHKIVYEVSGFEICSLKCMNFVVLYFTMFA, from the coding sequence ATGCATTCTATGTCAAAGCAAAAAAGTGCCACTCCCCTTTTCTTATGCCCTGATGCAAAATTTCTAAGCGTAGAAGATGAGTTTCACTGTATACAATTCGGAGAGTTATTATCATCTTCATCTGATCACATCCGACCTTTACATCGAAAGGTCAACAAAACGTATGCTAAATTCTTCAACAAGTGTGCAGTTTGCGGGGATCAAATACTCCACAATCTCGAGCCCCTGATGTACATCTGCAAAGAACCTTCTTGCCATATTCCATCACTACAGCATAGTTTCCACAGAGTGTGTATCGAGCCGATATCAAAGCACCCATATCATCCTAAGCATACTCTCCGGCTTATTTTTACAGATCCAAGTAAGATATGTATATGTTGTTCAAATTTTAGTGAATGGGTTTACAATTGCTCTAGATGCGAATTTAGTGTGTGTCAAGATTGTTCTAGAAAAGAAGCACTCCTTCAAATAAACCATCCAAAAAGGCATGAGCATACCCTTCTCTACAATTATAGGCCAAGCTCATTGAATTGTGACATTTGTGGATTGAGTGATCATAGGTCTTTGATGTATTCATGTGGTCATTGTGATTTTGTAGTCCATAAAGAGTGTCTAAACATTCCATGCATCATAAGAATATCACGTCATGAACACCGCATCTCTTTCAATTCTTCTCTTACTCCAGAAAAATTGATGTGCGGAGTGTGTCACTGGAAGATAGACACAAATTATGGAAGATATTCTTGCGTAAAGGGTTGCAATTATGGTGTTCATTCTAAATGTGCAACACGAGAAGATGTATGGGATGGAGAAGAACTTGAGGGAAAACCAGAAGATCCATATGAAGACATTAGCTCCTTCATTGAGATAAGTGAGGGAATTATACAACATTTAAGTCATCAAGATCATCATATGAGACTCGATGAGAAGACCGATAGAGCTTTTGACGAGAACAATTATTGTCAAGCATGCACACTTCCCATATGTGATGATATTATTTACAGTTGCATGCAATGTGATTTTATCCTCCATAAAGAATGTGCACAGCTTCCTCGGAAGAAACACCAAGTGACTCATCCTCATTCCCTTAGTCTACAAGTGGGTCATCAAGGCTGTGCATTGTTCGAATGTAAAGCTTGTCTTCGTTCAAGCAATGGATTTGCGTACTTATGTGATGAAGAGGATTGTGAGTATATGTTAGACGTACGTTGTGCTTCTATAGCTGAGCCATTGGATCATCGGTGTCATCAGCATCCCTTGTTTCTTACATTTGAGCCCCGATCTAAACAAATATGTTCGGTTTGCCACAAATCTCGAGGTCATCGTCTAAATTGTGGAGAATGTGGGTTTGTTGCATGTTTTGGATGTGCCACTTTACCCAATAAGTTGAGGTACAAGCATGATGAAcatgttcttcttttttcttacgAAGAAGAGGTAAATGGTCAATACTTCTGCGAAGTTTgtgaaaaagaagcaaatccgAAGAATGGAGTTTATATGTGCCATGACTGCAACGTTACACTGCATATTAAATGTCTACTTGGAAAAGACGTAAATATTATGCATGGTGTAGTAATCGAGTATCCTGAAGTGGATGTTTCTATTCTTCTCAATGATCGCCTTAGTCGCAACATATGTAAAAGTTGCGATAAACTTTGTGAACACAAAATAGTATACGAAGTATCTGGTTTTGAGATATGTTCTCTCAAGTGTATGAATTTTGTTGTACTATATTTTACCATGTTTGCTTGA
- the LOC106401943 gene encoding glutamyl-tRNA reductase-binding protein, chloroplastic, whose product MKLQTQSFALNLLPFPKFDKREFIPPKRDPISSLRCSVSTPLTATNHQLSASSHKPFPAEVSRSIMELSSVGTLSTLTHDGWPLGVGVRFAVDGEGTPVLCLNRALSPDKRSALHVQLEQCGLRTPQCTIQGSIARPGDDNAVKRLSATWRKRFGEEVEEDSLYVVAVDRVLQMEDFMEDGIWVASADYKNASPDPLRDVAQDIVNQINANNMEDIFRFCNVYVDLDFVVSETKMIWMDRLGFDLRVWSPRGVYDVRIPFPMEVTDEKGAKSSFNGMSQLAWEVEKSYYPADFNKVKLLKPVVGSLQKGQ is encoded by the exons ATGAAGCTCCAAACCCAATCCTTCGCTCTCAACCTTCTCCCATTTCCGAAATTCGACAAACGCGAATTCATCCCCCCAAAACGAGACCCAATCTCCTCCCTCCGATGCTCCGTCTCCACGCCGTTGACGGCGACCAATCACCAGCTCTCCGCGTCGAGCCACAAGCCCTTTCCGGCGGAGGTTTCGAGGAGCATCATGGAGCTTTCATCGGTCGGAACTCTCTCCACTTTGACCCACGACGGATGGCCGCTCGGCGTCGGCGTTCGCTTCGCCGTTGACGGAGAGGGTACTCCTGTTCTCTGCCTCAATCGCGCATTGTCTCCTGACAAGAGGTCTGCTCTTCATGTTCAG TTGGAGCAATGTGGATTGAGGACTCCTCAGTGCACGATACAAGGTAGCATTGCTCGACCTGGAGACGATAATGCTGTAAAG CGTCTTAGTGCTACATGGAGGAAAAGGTTTGGCGAAGAAGTTGAGGAAGACAGTTTATATGTTGTTGCTGTTGACCGTGTGCTTCAAATGGAAGACTTCATGGAG GATGGGATTTGGGTGGCGTCAGCAGATTATAAAAATGCAAGTCCTGATCCTCTTCGAGATGTTGCACAAGACATTGTCAACCAGATTAACGCTAACAACATGGAAGACATTTTCCGTTTCTGCAACGTATACGTTGATCTGGACTTTGTG GTTTCAGAGACAAAGATGATATGGATGGATAGGCTTGGATTCGACCTTCGAGTGTGGTCTCCACGAGGTGTATACGATGTCAGGATTCCATTTCCAATGGAAGTAACAGATGAAAAAGGAGCCAAATCATCGTTTAATGGAATGTCACAGCTCGCTTGGGAAGTAGAGAAAAGTTATTACCCCGCAGATTTCAACAAGGTTAAACTACTTAAACCAGTAGTTGGATCATTACAAAAGGGACAATAG